From a single Syngnathus scovelli strain Florida chromosome 2, RoL_Ssco_1.2, whole genome shotgun sequence genomic region:
- the LOC125988373 gene encoding dedicator of cytokinesis protein 9 isoform X1: MQSRAGKAPKREMVIESPQKYKCVAEIEAEAGSQVSLVKPKVIEPLDYESVITQNKMQIMSDALRDMLQFPLDDFQICTLKRQGRTVFSTVPENADQETHSLFVQECIKTYKSDWHVVNYKYEEYSGDFRQLPNKVLRPEKLATHLFEVDEDVEKDEDEDPLGSHKGGVSKHGWLYKGNMNGAISVTMRSFKRRYFHLAQLGDGSYNLNFYKDENTSKEPKGTIFLDSCMGVVQNNKVRRFGFELKMQDKSTFLLAAESELEMEEWIGTLNKILHSSFEQAMQEKHHTDLEDDEDDGKVDLSSGRFQDSFQTASDIEFKTRSETRLKLFTLDPDAQKLDFTRIEPDVHQFEEKFGKRILVSCHDLLFNLQCCIAENEAGPITNVEPFYVVLSLFDVQNSRKISADFHVDLNHPSVRQMTPGSACGHDLHMNGCQGEDPFGRQRLASGFPETALQYPKQGVFSVTCPHPEIFLVARIEKVLQGGITHCTEPYMKSSDSTKVAQRVLKNAKTACSRLGRYRMPFAWSARPVFKDASGTLDKNARFSALYRQDSSKLSDDDMFKLLADFRKPEKMAKLPVLLGNLDITIDCVAPDVTNCLTSSYIPLRNFDVNGSSSAALEVEEFVPTIAKCSQPFTIYKNHLYVHPKHLKYDGQKSFAKARNIAVCIEFKDSDKEEAQPLRRIYGRPGTSLFTKQAYATVLHHHQNPEFYDEIKIELPTQLHQKHHLLFTFYHVSCDSNKKKKDVVETPVGSAWWPLLRDGRVNMSEQQLPVAAHLPAGYLSCQDAITKHSTLDIKWVDGGKPLFKVSTHLVSTIYTQDQHLHNFFNHCESFKVSEQASEGGLVKFLKSLHAVEGHIMVNFLPTILNQLFCVLTSATHEDVAVNVTRVMVHIVAQCHEEGLEHYLRSYVKFVFKPEPYSSDNEKNVHEELTKAMTAILKPSTDFLTRNKLLKHSWYFFEALVKSMAHYLAESGRVKASRNQHFSASFYHAVEILVNMLMPHITQKYKDNLDAARNANHSLAVFIKRCFTFMDRGFVFKQINNYTNCFIPGDTKTLYEFKFEFLRIVCNHEHYIPLNLPMPLGKGRIHRFQDFQLDYSLTDDFCRNHFLVGLLLREVGSALQESREVQQIAIQVLKRLMVKHAFDDRYAAKSHQARLATLYLPLFGLLQENAHRLESKESILPSHHNKPREDLLVPNSLVTPQKHSIDGSLHKDVFGASEFLQDHLLASPHSCTPNAIHLADSRGSLVSTDSDSSLLEKSCEKNHYALGSAVLRFDKMDRDESKNLLMCFLHVLKSMSDDALYAYWNKASSSELMDFLTLLEVCLHQFRYMGKRVIVRSHETAMCLSPDRKSLTLPVSRNRAGILHARLQQLGAVENLFTLNNMYSHTEADVATQCLLEANVSTEVCLTVLDTLSIFIMGFKSQLNSDLGHNPLMKKVFEVHLCFLQIAQSEAALRQVFISLRTFIYKFPCAFFDGRADMCASLCYEILKCCNSKLSSLRNAAANLLYILMKSNFDYTGRKSFVRTHLQVVIAVSQLIADVIGIGSTRFQQSLSIINNCANGDQSIKHTAFPLDVKDLTKRIRTVLMATEQMKEHENDPEMLVDLQYSLAKSYTSTPELRKTWLDSMARIHNKNGDLSEAAICYVHVAALVAEYLWRKGMLKHGCSAFRVITPNIDEEAAMMEDVGMQDVHFNEEVLMELLEECADGLWNAERYELIADVYRLIIPIHEKRRDFEKLTHVYDTLHRAYTKVLEVMHTGKRLLGTYFRVAFFGQGFFEDEDGKEYIYKEPKFTPLSEISQRLVKLYSYKFGQENVKIIQDSGKVNPKDLDSKYAYIQVTHVVPYLDDKELEERKTDFEKSHNIRRFVFETPFTVSGKKQGGVEEQCKRRTILTTTHCFPYVKKRIAVMYQHQSDLSPIEVAIDEMSAKVAELGLVCSASEVDMIRLQLKLQGSVCVQVNAGPLAYARAFLDDTSAKKYPDNKVKQLKEVFRHFAEACGQALDINERLIKEDQQEYHDEMKANYRDLTRELSNIMHEQINPVNDGMRSSLSDSMGIFSAISGTPNSSTMF, from the exons GATGAAGACCCTCTTGGGTCTCACAAGGGAGGAGTGTCTAAACACGGCTGGCTGTACAAAGGCAACATGAACGGTGCAATCAGCGTAACTATGCGA TCCTTCAAGAGAAGATACTTCCATCTGGCTCAGCTCGGAGATGGATCATACAATCTAAATTTCTACAAAGATGAAAACACCTCCAAGGAACCGAAAGGAACCATCTTCCTTGACTCATGCATGGGGGTCGTTCAG AACAATAAAGTGAGGAGGTTTGGCTTTGAGCTGAAGATGCAGGATAAGAGCACATTCCTGCTGGCTGCAGAGAGTGAACTGGAGATGGAGGAATGGATCGGTACACTTAACAAAATTCTCCACAGCAGCTTTGAACAGGCCATGCAGGAGAAACATCACACGGACTTAgaagatg ATGAGGATGACGGAAAAGTCGACCTCAGCTCTGGACGTTTTCAGGACAGTTTTCAG ACGGCCAGCGATATTGAGTTTAAAACGAGGAGTGAAACCAGGCTGAAGTTGTTTACGTTGGACCCAGACGCACAG AAACTGGATTTCACTCGCATTGAGCCAGATGTGCATCAGTTTGAGGAGAAATTCGGGAAAAGGATCTTGGTCAGCTGTCATGACTTGCTGTTCAACCTGCAGTGCTGCATTGCAGAAAACGAAGCGGGACCAATAACCAAT GTGGAACCTTTCTATGTGGTTCTGTCCCTCTTTGACGTTCAGAACAGCAGAAAAATTTCAGCTGATTTCCACGTGGATCTCAACCACCCTTCGGTCCGACAAATGACACCAGGATCAGCTTGTGGCCACGACTTGCACATGAACGGTTGTCAGGGTGAGGACCCCTTTGGCCGCCAAAGGCTGGCCAGCGGGTTTCCAGAGACAGCTCTCCAATACCCCAAGCAGGGGGTCTTTTCAGTCACGTGCCCCCATCCTGAGATCTTCCTCGTGGCGAGGATTGAGAAGGTCCTCCAAGGGGGTATCACCCATTGTACTGAACCCTACATGAAGAGCTCAGACTCCACAAAG GTGGCTCAAAGGGTGCTGAAGAATGCAAAGACGGCCTGCAGCAGATTGGGCCGGTACCGAATGCCGTTCGCCTGGTCTGCAAG GCCCGTATTCAAAGATGCATCGGGAACGTTGGACAAAAATGCTCGCTTCTCAGCTCTTTACCGTCAAGACAGCAGCAAGTTGTCAGATGACGACATGTTCAAACTTCTCGctgactttagaaa ACCAGAGAAAATGGCTAAACTCCCAGTGCTGTTGGGGAACCTGGATATAACCATTGATTGTGTGGCCCCGGATGTGACCA ATTGCCTCACTTCCTCCTACATCCCTTTGAGGAACTTTGACGTAAATGGGTCAAGCAGCGCCGCTCTGGAGGTGGAGGAATTTGTACCCACCATAGCCAAGTGCTCCCAACCCTTTACTATTTATAAAAACCATCTTTATGTACACCCAAAGCACCTGAAATACGATGGTCAGAAATCTTTTGCTAAG GCCAGGAATATTGCAGTTTGCATTGAATTCAAGGATTCTGACAAAGAGGAAGCCCAGCCGCTAAGG CGCATCTATGGTCGTCCTGGAACTTCTCTATTCACCAAGCAAGCCTACGCAACTGTTTTGCACCACCACCAGAACCCCGAATTCTATGACGAG ATAAAGATAGAATTGCCGACTCAGCTGCACCAAAAGCACCACCTTCTTTTCACCTTCTATCACGTTAGCTGTGACagcaacaagaagaagaaagatgTGGTGGAGACTCCAG TGGGCTCAGCATGGTGGCCTCTGCTAAGAGATGGTCGGGTCAACATGAGTGAACAGCAGCTACCTGTGGCTGCTCATTTGCCTGCGGGCTACCTCAGTTGCCAGGATGCTATCACAaag CATTCTACCTTGGACATTAAGTGGGTTGATGGAGGAAAGCCGCTGTTCAAAGTCTCAACACATCTTGTTTCCACAATTTACACTCAG GATCAACACTTGCACAACTTCTTCAACCACTGTGAAAGCTTCAAGGTGTCAGAACAAGCATCAGAGGGCGGGCTGGTGAAATTCCTAAAG AGTCTCCACGCTGTTGAAGGGCATATCATGGTGAACTTTCTTCCCACCATCCTCAACCAGCTGTTCTGTGTCCTCACCAGCGCCACGCATGAAGATGTGGCTGTCAATGTGACGAG GGTAATGGTGCACATTGTAGCGCAATGCCACGAAGAGGGGCTTGAGCATTACCTGAGGTCTTATGTCAAG TTTGTCTTCAAACCAGAGCCGTATTCCTCCGATAATGAAAAGAATGTTCATGAGGAGCTGACAAAAGCCATGACAGCAATCCTGAAGCCATCCACAGATTTCCTAACAAGAAACAAGCTGCTAAAG CATTCTTGGTACTTCTTTGAAGCGTTGGTCAAATCAATGGCTCATTATCTCGCCGAGAGTGGTCGAGTCAAA GCGTCAAGAAACCAACATTTTTCTGCCTCCTTCTACCATGCTGTTGAGATCTTGGTCAACATGCTGATGCCTCACATCACACAGAAATACAAAGACAACCTGGATGCGGCACGCAATGCCAATCACAGCCTGGCAGTTTTCATTAAG CGCTGCTTCACCTTTATGGACCGTGGTTTTGTGTTCAAACAGATCAATAATTACACAAACTGCTTCATACCTGGTGACACCAAG ACTTTGTATGAGTTTAAGTTTGAGTTTCTGAGAATTGTGTGCAACCATGAGCATTACATCCCACTCAATCTTCCCATGCCACTTGGAAAAGGACGCATACACAGGTTCCAAG ATTTCCAACTGGACTACTCACTGACTGATGACTTCTGTCGAAATCActtcttggtgggtctgctgctGAGGGAGGTGGGCAGCGCTTTACAGGAGAGCCGAGAAGTCCAGCAGATCGCCATCCAGGTTCTGAAGAGACTGATGGTTAAACACGCATTTGATGACCGCTACGCTGCCAAA AGCCATCAGGCCAGACTTGCTACCCTCTACCTTCCCTTGTTTGGCCTACTACAGGAGAACGCACACAGGCTGGAAAGCAAGGAGTCCATCCTTCCAAGCCACCACAAT AAACCACGAGAGGACTTACTTGTGCCAAACTCTTTGGTGACCCCCCAAAAGCATAGCATCGATGGTTCTCTTCACAAAGATGTTTTTGGAGCAAGTGAGTTCCTTCAAGACCATCTTCTGG CTTCTCCTCACAGCTGCACTCCCAATGCCATTCACCTTGCAGACTCCAGAGGTTCCCTGGTCTCCACCGACTCTGACAGCAGCCTGCTGGAAAAGAGTTGCGAGAAG AACCATTATGCTCTGGGCAGTGCCGTGCTGCGTTTTGACAAAATGGACCGAGATGAGAGCAAAAACCTGCTCATGTGTTTTCTGCATGTCCTCAAAAGCATGTCAGATG ATGCCCTTTATGCATACTGGAACAAAGCATCATCATCCGAGCTAATGGACTTTTTGACACTACTAGA AGTCTGCCTTCATCAGTTTAGATACATGGGGAAGCGAGTCATTGTCAG GAGTCACGAAACGGCAATGTGTCTGAGTCCAGACAGGAAGTCGTTGACTTTGCCCGTGTCTCGAAACAGGGCAGGGATTCTGCATGCCCGCTTACAACAGCTTGGGGCAGTGGAGAATTTGTTCACGCTCAACAACA TGTACTCCCATACAGAAGCCGATGTAGCCACCCAATGTTTACTGGAGGCCAACGTGTCCACAGAGGTGTGTCTGACTGTGCTCGACACGCTGAGCATTTTCATCATGGGATTCAAG AGCCAGCTGAACTCAGATCTTGGCCACAACCCACTGATGAAGAAAGTATTTGAGGTGCATCTGTGCTTTCTGCAGATTGCTCAATCTGAGGCTGCTCTCAGGCAGGTCTTCATCTCACTGAGGACTTTTATCTACAAG TTCCCCTGCGCGTTTTTCGATGGCCGGGCTGACATGTGCGCCTCCCTATGCTATGAGATATTGAAGTGTTGCAACTCCAAGCTGAGCTCCCTCCGCAATGCCGCCGCTAATCTCCTTTACATCCTCATGAAAAGCAACTTTGACTACACCGGACGTAAATCGTTTGTCAGAACCCACCTGCAG GTGGTAATTGCTGTCAGCCAACTGATCGCCGATGTCATCGGCATCGGTAGCACGCGCTTCCAGCAGTCTTTGTCTATTATTAACAACTGTGCAAACGGTGATCAAAGCATCAAG CACACTGCGTTTCCATTAGATGTGAAGGACCTGACCAAACGAATCAGAACGGTGCTAATGGCCACCGAGCAAATGAAGGAGCACGAGAACGACCCGGAGATGTTGGTGGACCTCCAATATAGTTTGGCCAAGTCGTACACAAGCACACCAGAGCTCCGCAAGACCTGGTTGGATAGCATGGCGCGGATCCACAACAAGAATGGCGACCTTTCAGAG GCAGCCATTTGCTACGTGCACGTTGCAGCTCTGGTTGCCGAGTACTTGTGGAGGAAAG GAATGTTGAAGCACGGATGCTCAGCCTTTCGCGTCATCACTCCAAATATTGACGAAGAAGCTGCCATGATGGAAGACGTAGGCATGCAGGACGTACATTTTAACGAG GAGGTTCTGATGGAGCTTTTGGAGGAGTGTGCTGATGGTCTTTGGAATGCAGAGCGCTATGAGCTCATTGCTGATGTCTACAGGCTCATCATTCCCATACACGAAAAACGCAGAGATTTTGAG AAACTGACACACGTGTACGATACTCTCCATCGTGCCTACACTAAAGTTTTGGAGGTGATGCATACCGGCAAACGTCTCCTGGGCACATACTTCAGAGTGGCCTTTTTTGGACAG GGCTTCTTTGAGGATGAAGATGGCAAAGAATACATCTACAAGGAGCCAAAGTTCACACCTCTGTCAGAGATTTCACAGAGGCTGGTGAAGCTCTACTCGTACAAGTTTGGTCAAGAGAATGTCAAGATTATCCAGGACTCAGGAAAG GTAAACCCAAAAGACCTGGATTCCAAGTACGCCTACATCCAGGTGACACATGTCGTGCCATACCTCGATGATAAGGAGTTGGAGGAGAGGAAGACCGACTTTGAAAAAAGCCACAACATCCGACGCTTTGTGTTTGAGACGCCCTTTACGGTGTCAGGCAAGAAGCAGGGTGGCGTGGAGGAGCAGTGTAAACGACGGACCATTCTCACCA CCACCCACTGTTTCCCATATGTGAAGAAGCGAATCGCTGTCATGTACCAACATCAGAGCGACCTCAGCCCCATCGAGGTTGCCATAGATGAGATGAGCGCAAAAGTGGCTGAACTGGGCTTGGTGTGCTCGGCCTCCGAGGTGGACATGATCCGGCTACAGCTCAAACTGCAAGGCAGCGTTTGTGTTCAG GTCAACGCTGGTCCTCTTGCTTATGCCAGAGCCTTCTTAGATGACACGAGTGCCAAGAAATATCCAGACAATAAGGTCAAACAGCTCAAAGAGGTCTTCAG GCATTTTGCAGAGGCCTGCGGCCAGGCGCTGGATATAAATGAGCGGTTGATTAAAGAGGATCAGCAGGAGTATCATGATGAAATGAAGGCCAACTACAGGGATCTGACCCGGGAGCTGTCAAACATTATGCATGAGCAG ATCAACCCAGTGAATGATGGCATGAGGAGCTCTTTGTCAGACTCAATGGGTATCTTCAGTGCCATTAGTGGCACACCCAACAGCTCTACCATGTTCTGA